From Lysinibacillus sp. SGAir0095, the proteins below share one genomic window:
- a CDS encoding DUF2892 domain-containing protein has translation MEENISDRSGFVRLALGTGLTACGIAHLAKESGNRGLGALFVAAGAMKVAEGIFLYCPMKALINSNVKEAVATTFNEYLDGDSIMNAYNDFYTEKWGSGYSGSGTSQTANSGVHASTNVEKAASDIGQIVSNATQNDALKDVASQAVKSAASSGSGK, from the coding sequence ATGGAAGAGAATATTTCAGATAGAAGTGGTTTTGTCCGTTTAGCTCTGGGTACAGGTTTAACAGCATGTGGTATTGCTCATCTAGCAAAGGAATCGGGTAATCGCGGTTTAGGTGCTCTTTTCGTAGCAGCAGGTGCCATGAAAGTGGCAGAAGGCATTTTTCTTTACTGTCCTATGAAAGCGTTAATTAATTCCAATGTAAAAGAAGCGGTTGCAACAACTTTTAATGAGTATTTAGATGGCGATAGCATCATGAATGCCTATAACGATTTCTATACAGAAAAATGGGGTTCAGGATATTCTGGTTCTGGTACTTCTCAAACGGCTAATAGTGGCGTCCATGCAAGTACGAATGTTGAGAAGGCTGCAAGTGATATAGGACAAATCGTATCTAATGCTACTCAAAATGACGCATTAAAAGATGTTGCTTCACAAGCTGTCAAAAGCGCTGCAAGTTCAGGTTCAGGTAAATAA
- the purH gene encoding bifunctional phosphoribosylaminoimidazolecarboxamide formyltransferase/IMP cyclohydrolase produces MTKRALISVSNKDGILEFAKELVALDYEILSTGGTKKMLQDNNVPVTAVDEVTKFPEILDGRVKTLNPLIHGGLLGKFDDPSHQAQMNEHGIEPIEIVCVNLYPFVETISKPNVTWDDAIENIDIGGPTMLRSAAKNHQYVTVIVDSNDYANVLEELKVDGSTTLETRKRLAAKVFRHTAAYDSYISNYLTEEEFPESLTMTYELKQTLRYGENPHQKAAFYQKRLGSDFSLAYATQLHGKELSYNNIQDGNAALQIVKEFDIPAAVAVKHMNPCGVGTGASIEEAFDKAYEADSTSIFGGIIALNREVDVATAEKLSGIFLEIIIAPAFTEDALAILTQKKNIRLMTINFAQENQDKLKVVSVEGGLLVQEDDTFGFAEADIKVVTDREPTEEEWAALKLGWAVVKHVKSNAIVVTDTQMTLGVGAGQMNRVGSAKIALDQAGDKAKGAALASDAFFPMSDTVETAAAAGITAIIQPGGSIKDQDSIDKANEYGIVMVFTGVRHFKH; encoded by the coding sequence GTGACGAAACGTGCACTTATTAGTGTTTCTAACAAAGATGGTATTTTAGAATTTGCAAAAGAACTAGTAGCATTGGACTACGAGATTTTATCAACTGGTGGTACGAAAAAAATGTTGCAAGATAACAATGTTCCAGTAACAGCTGTTGATGAAGTAACAAAATTCCCTGAAATTCTTGATGGCCGAGTAAAAACATTAAACCCATTAATTCACGGTGGTTTGTTAGGCAAATTCGATGATCCTTCTCATCAAGCACAAATGAATGAACATGGTATCGAACCGATTGAAATTGTTTGTGTAAATCTGTATCCGTTTGTAGAAACAATTTCAAAACCCAATGTAACTTGGGATGACGCGATTGAAAATATTGATATCGGCGGTCCAACAATGTTACGTTCTGCAGCGAAAAACCATCAATATGTAACAGTAATTGTAGACTCAAATGATTATGCCAATGTGCTTGAAGAATTAAAGGTTGATGGGTCAACCACTCTTGAAACACGTAAACGTTTAGCAGCAAAAGTATTCCGTCATACAGCAGCGTATGATTCATACATCTCGAATTACTTAACTGAAGAAGAATTCCCAGAAAGTCTTACAATGACTTATGAGTTAAAGCAAACTTTACGTTATGGTGAAAACCCACATCAAAAAGCCGCTTTCTATCAAAAACGTTTAGGTTCGGATTTTTCTTTAGCTTATGCTACTCAGTTACACGGAAAAGAATTATCTTATAATAATATTCAAGATGGTAATGCAGCCCTTCAAATCGTAAAAGAGTTTGATATTCCTGCTGCGGTTGCAGTTAAGCATATGAACCCATGTGGAGTTGGTACTGGTGCTAGCATTGAGGAAGCCTTCGATAAAGCATATGAGGCAGATTCAACATCAATCTTCGGTGGAATTATTGCACTAAACCGTGAAGTCGATGTGGCTACAGCTGAAAAGTTAAGCGGCATTTTCTTAGAAATCATTATTGCTCCTGCGTTCACAGAAGATGCTTTAGCAATCTTAACACAAAAGAAAAATATTCGTTTAATGACAATTAACTTTGCACAAGAGAACCAAGATAAGTTAAAAGTCGTCTCTGTTGAAGGCGGGTTATTAGTACAAGAAGATGATACTTTTGGATTTGCTGAAGCAGACATTAAGGTAGTGACGGATCGTGAACCTACTGAAGAAGAATGGGCAGCCTTAAAACTTGGCTGGGCAGTAGTTAAACACGTGAAATCAAACGCAATCGTTGTAACAGATACACAAATGACATTAGGTGTCGGTGCTGGGCAAATGAATCGTGTTGGCTCTGCAAAAATTGCATTAGATCAAGCAGGGGATAAAGCAAAAGGGGCCGCTCTAGCTTCTGATGCATTCTTCCCGATGAGCGACACTGTAGAAACAGCTGCTGCAGCGGGTATTACAGCAATTATCCAGCCTGGTGGCTCTATCAAGGACCAAGATTCAATTGACAAAGCAAATGAATATGGAATCGTTATGGTATTCACAGGCGTACGTCATTTTAAACACTAA
- a CDS encoding YerC/YecD family TrpR-related protein, which produces MQIDKIRGHQTDQLFKAVLELKNLEECYMFFDDLCTISEIQSLAQRFEVAHLLRLKKTYESIKKETGASTATISRVRRCFDYGNDTYDEMLGRLYPDEKPFQASK; this is translated from the coding sequence ATGCAGATCGATAAAATTCGTGGGCATCAAACAGACCAATTATTTAAAGCTGTATTAGAGTTAAAAAACCTAGAAGAATGTTATATGTTTTTTGATGATTTATGTACAATCAGCGAGATTCAATCGTTAGCACAACGTTTTGAAGTTGCTCATTTACTACGTTTAAAGAAAACCTATGAATCCATCAAAAAGGAAACGGGTGCATCAACAGCAACGATTTCACGTGTACGACGCTGTTTTGATTATGGCAACGACACTTATGATGAAATGTTGGGTCGTCTTTATCCAGACGAAAAACCGTTTCAAGCTTCTAAATAA
- a CDS encoding heptaprenylglyceryl phosphate synthase translates to MDYKNWRHVFKIDPAKEISEEALEKVCESGTDVILVGGTDDVTLENVIDILLRVRRFSVPVALEISNVEAILAGFDYYFIPSVLNSQDTKWVKDLHHAAIKEYGDILVWDELIAEGYCVLNPDCKVAQVTDAKTDLTKDDVIAYARLAENYFKLPIFYLEYSGTYGDEEIVASVKDVLNDTRLFYGGGIASAEQAAEMARLADTVVVGNIIYDDLKQALKTVEAVKNTRK, encoded by the coding sequence ATGGATTATAAAAATTGGCGACATGTGTTCAAAATTGACCCAGCAAAGGAAATTTCAGAGGAAGCTTTAGAAAAAGTATGTGAATCTGGTACGGATGTCATTTTGGTTGGTGGAACAGATGATGTAACGCTAGAAAATGTTATTGATATCTTACTTCGTGTAAGACGTTTTTCAGTGCCGGTTGCATTGGAAATCTCCAATGTAGAGGCAATATTGGCAGGATTCGATTATTACTTTATTCCAAGTGTATTAAACAGTCAGGATACAAAATGGGTAAAGGATTTGCATCACGCGGCGATTAAAGAATATGGTGATATTCTAGTTTGGGACGAGCTAATTGCTGAAGGATACTGTGTATTAAATCCGGATTGTAAGGTGGCTCAGGTAACGGATGCGAAAACGGATTTAACTAAGGATGATGTGATTGCTTATGCACGTTTAGCCGAAAATTATTTTAAACTGCCGATTTTCTATCTGGAATATAGTGGTACGTATGGTGATGAAGAAATTGTCGCTTCTGTCAAAGACGTTTTAAATGATACACGTCTTTTCTACGGTGGTGGTATTGCCAGCGCAGAGCAAGCCGCTGAGATGGCGCGTTTGGCAGATACAGTAGTTGTTGGAAACATTATTTATGATGATTTGAAACAAGCCTTGAAAACAGTAGAGGCTGTTAAAAACACTCGCAAATAA
- a CDS encoding DUF3048 domain-containing protein, protein MRKNRFIPVLACVYLLAGCGDKEELVEESTNSSEEEIIPVTEEVVLPYVTPFTGVGISNEMTQRPILATINNHPDARPQSGIAAADVIYEMLAEGDVTRLLGLYQSEIPETIGPIRSARDYFIELAVGLDAFYIAHGYSPEAQQLLMNGVVDNVNGMQYDGILFKRSSDRVAPHNSYFPGANLETAAEKVSTSLLYQKKVSYTFYKEDESVKMGTEAESVAITYSKNDTFNSLYTYDGNSNTYTRQSGNAETIDSLTNEPIELSNVLFFEMSHSIIDSEGRREIDITSGGTAFVFQQGIMREVRWENIDGVLKAVEEDGSEVKLVPGKTWVHFVPTNPGIPTSVKYS, encoded by the coding sequence ATGCGTAAAAATCGATTTATTCCAGTATTGGCTTGTGTATATTTATTAGCTGGATGTGGCGACAAAGAGGAACTTGTAGAAGAAAGCACAAATTCAAGTGAAGAAGAAATAATACCAGTAACGGAAGAGGTTGTATTACCATACGTTACTCCATTCACAGGTGTAGGGATTTCAAATGAGATGACGCAGCGTCCTATTCTGGCAACTATCAATAATCATCCAGATGCACGCCCTCAGTCCGGTATAGCCGCAGCAGACGTGATTTATGAAATGCTGGCAGAGGGAGATGTTACAAGATTACTAGGGTTATATCAATCAGAAATACCTGAAACAATAGGACCGATTCGTAGTGCGCGAGATTACTTTATTGAACTAGCAGTAGGGCTAGATGCTTTTTACATTGCTCATGGCTATAGTCCTGAAGCGCAGCAACTCTTAATGAATGGTGTTGTTGATAATGTGAACGGTATGCAATATGATGGGATTCTGTTTAAACGTTCTTCTGATCGTGTTGCACCTCATAATTCCTACTTCCCTGGTGCAAATCTAGAAACCGCTGCAGAGAAAGTGAGCACTTCACTTCTTTATCAGAAAAAAGTGTCGTATACTTTTTATAAAGAAGATGAAAGTGTTAAAATGGGGACAGAGGCTGAATCCGTAGCGATTACTTATAGCAAAAATGATACATTTAATAGTTTGTACACTTATGATGGAAACAGTAATACTTATACTCGACAATCAGGGAATGCCGAGACAATCGATTCTTTAACAAATGAGCCAATAGAGCTTTCGAATGTCTTATTTTTTGAAATGAGCCATTCCATTATAGATAGTGAAGGTCGTCGCGAAATTGATATTACTTCTGGTGGAACTGCCTTTGTATTCCAGCAAGGCATCATGCGAGAAGTACGTTGGGAAAACATAGATGGCGTATTAAAAGCAGTAGAAGAAGATGGTAGTGAAGTAAAATTAGTTCCAGGAAAAACGTGGGTTCATTTTGTGCCGACAAATCCAGGAATACCTACATCGGTAAAATATTCGTAG
- the pcrA gene encoding DNA helicase PcrA, which translates to MEQITKNLLKGMNPQQAEAVKTTEGPLLIMAGAGSGKTRVLTHRIAYLVVEKEVYPSKILAITFTNKAAREMRERIDNLLGNGTTDSMWVSTFHSMCVRILRRNIDRIGISKNFSILDTSDQLTVVKNVLKELNIDSKRFEPRAILNAISSAKNECITADMYKTNSNPNNPYERVISQVYEGYEKRLRRNQSLDFDDLIMTTISLFERVPDVLDFYQNKFQYVHVDEYQDTNHSQYKLVQLLAQKFKNICVVGDSDQSIYRWRGADIGNILSFEKDYPKAKVILLEQNYRSTQRILQAANDVIEHNESRYPKKLRTENLEGEKLVLYKASNEQDEAQFVVQTIQKLMEKENRSLDDFAILYRTNAQSRVMEEVLVKSNMTYQIVGGTKFYDRKEIKDLLAYLRLIANNDDDLSLARIINEPKRSIGATSFEKIASYAIGQDRSIFDAMKEVLFMGITGRAASSVEKFHQLIEDFTKMQDYLSVTELVEQVIEKSGYRTMLENEKTIEAESRLENIEEFLSVTKAFEERSDDKSLIAFLTDLSLVADIDSLDKEDTSKGSIILMTMHSAKGLEFPVVFIIGMEENIFPHSRSLDDAAEMEEERRLAYVGITRAEQRLYLTCAGSRTIFGRSSFNMPSRFLQEISDDIIEQISKSGNRFDEDELPFGPGRSRAQSQRRRTIGNVQTKPQIAGLQATGGNQMEWKAGDKAVHGKWGTGTVVSVKGDGDGLELDIAFPNVGIKRLLAKFAPITKG; encoded by the coding sequence ATGGAACAAATAACGAAAAATTTACTTAAAGGGATGAATCCTCAGCAAGCTGAAGCAGTGAAAACAACAGAAGGACCGCTGTTAATTATGGCAGGTGCGGGATCAGGGAAAACACGGGTTTTAACGCACCGAATTGCTTATTTAGTTGTTGAAAAGGAAGTCTATCCTTCTAAAATCTTGGCTATTACATTTACAAACAAAGCCGCTCGAGAAATGCGTGAACGTATAGATAACCTACTTGGAAACGGGACAACAGATAGTATGTGGGTGTCAACATTCCACTCTATGTGTGTTCGTATTTTGAGACGCAATATTGATCGAATTGGTATTTCAAAAAATTTCTCGATTTTGGATACCAGCGATCAACTAACAGTAGTAAAAAATGTCTTAAAAGAATTGAATATTGACTCGAAACGTTTTGAGCCAAGAGCAATCCTAAATGCCATAAGCTCTGCAAAGAATGAATGCATTACAGCAGATATGTACAAGACAAATAGTAATCCAAACAATCCATATGAAAGAGTCATTTCGCAAGTCTATGAAGGGTACGAAAAGAGACTTCGCCGAAACCAATCATTGGATTTTGATGATCTAATCATGACAACCATATCACTTTTTGAGCGTGTCCCGGATGTGCTGGATTTCTATCAAAATAAATTCCAATACGTACATGTCGATGAGTATCAAGATACCAACCATTCACAATATAAGCTCGTTCAATTATTGGCACAAAAATTTAAAAATATCTGTGTAGTAGGGGATTCGGATCAATCAATCTATCGTTGGCGCGGAGCAGATATCGGCAATATCTTATCCTTTGAAAAAGATTATCCAAAAGCGAAAGTAATCTTGCTTGAGCAAAATTACCGTTCAACACAACGAATCCTGCAAGCTGCAAATGATGTCATCGAGCATAACGAAAGCCGTTATCCGAAAAAATTAAGAACAGAAAATTTGGAAGGGGAAAAGCTAGTTCTCTATAAAGCTTCTAATGAGCAAGATGAGGCACAATTTGTAGTCCAAACAATTCAAAAACTAATGGAAAAAGAAAATCGTTCATTAGATGATTTTGCTATTCTCTATCGAACAAATGCCCAGTCCCGTGTTATGGAGGAAGTACTCGTAAAATCGAATATGACCTATCAAATTGTGGGTGGAACTAAGTTCTATGATCGTAAGGAGATTAAAGATTTACTAGCTTATTTACGATTAATCGCCAATAACGATGATGACCTTTCACTAGCGAGGATTATTAATGAACCGAAACGAAGCATTGGGGCAACTTCTTTTGAAAAAATAGCATCCTATGCCATTGGACAAGATCGATCCATCTTTGATGCGATGAAAGAAGTTTTATTCATGGGAATCACAGGAAGGGCTGCAAGTAGTGTAGAGAAGTTCCATCAGTTAATCGAGGACTTCACTAAAATGCAGGATTACTTGTCGGTAACTGAACTAGTAGAACAAGTGATCGAAAAGTCCGGCTACCGAACGATGCTTGAAAATGAAAAAACAATTGAAGCGGAAAGCCGTTTAGAAAACATAGAAGAGTTTTTATCGGTTACGAAGGCTTTTGAAGAACGCAGTGATGATAAATCGCTCATCGCCTTTTTAACGGACTTAAGCTTGGTAGCAGATATTGATTCACTGGATAAAGAAGATACATCAAAAGGAAGTATTATTCTAATGACCATGCACTCTGCAAAAGGATTGGAATTCCCTGTAGTATTCATTATCGGCATGGAGGAAAATATTTTCCCACATTCACGATCATTGGATGATGCTGCTGAAATGGAAGAAGAGCGTCGTCTGGCTTATGTTGGCATTACCCGTGCAGAGCAACGCTTGTATTTAACATGTGCCGGATCACGTACGATTTTTGGACGTTCAAGCTTCAACATGCCATCTCGATTCCTGCAAGAAATTTCTGATGACATTATCGAGCAAATTTCAAAATCAGGTAATCGATTTGACGAGGATGAATTACCATTTGGTCCAGGAAGAAGCCGAGCACAAAGTCAAAGACGTCGAACAATAGGAAATGTCCAAACGAAACCTCAAATAGCGGGTCTACAAGCTACTGGTGGGAACCAGATGGAATGGAAAGCAGGAGATAAAGCGGTCCATGGTAAGTGGGGGACAGGTACTGTGGTTAGTGTCAAGGGTGATGGTGATGGACTTGAATTGGATATTGCATTCCCTAACGTTGGCATTAAGCGTTTATTGGCTAAATTTGCACCAATTACAAAAGGTTAA
- a CDS encoding adenine deaminase C-terminal domain-containing protein produces the protein MPESTWKIHEIRKQVAVIDGKLAPSIVLKNARFLHSVLKKWLVGNIWILGSRIVYVGSEMPLNLSKTEVVDLENKVVVPGYIEPHVHPTQLYNPHSFADYAAQTGTTTFIADNMTFALSLPNEKAFTIMDQLKKMPFSFYWWARFDSQSELQNEDEIFTNKSVLEWLGRDDVLLGGELTGWPRLMRGDDLMLNWIQAAKIKGKKVEGHFPGASEKTLARMKLFGADSDHEAMTVEEVEKRILHGLDVTLRYSSIRPDLPQLLKGILEKELDIFDHLMMTTDGSTPAFHEDGVMDKCIRIALEAGVTPIDAYNMASYNIARYYNKTHLHGLIATGRFATLNILENDTTPNPESVISKGVWLKRDNKKVSALPKINWNQFGTFKIPFDLTDDDFQFSMPIGIHLTNEVITKPFSINLQFSKKELALGKDESYLMLIDRKGKWRVNTMLKGFDTHIKGFASSYSNTGEIILIGKSIEDMKFAFNELKRLNGGIVLAENNEVVASIPLKINGELFDGDVEQLIEYEKLLTRALKERGYCHSDAIYTLFFLQSTHLPYIRITPQGIYDVMKKKVMLPAVMR, from the coding sequence ATGCCAGAGTCTACCTGGAAGATACACGAAATTAGAAAACAAGTGGCTGTTATTGATGGAAAACTAGCCCCATCAATCGTTCTAAAAAATGCTCGCTTTCTACATAGTGTGCTAAAAAAATGGCTAGTGGGAAACATTTGGATATTAGGTAGTCGAATCGTTTATGTGGGAAGTGAAATGCCATTAAATCTTTCTAAAACGGAAGTAGTCGATCTGGAAAATAAAGTTGTTGTCCCTGGATATATCGAACCTCATGTCCATCCGACTCAATTATATAATCCACATTCATTTGCGGACTATGCTGCTCAAACAGGTACAACAACATTCATTGCGGATAATATGACATTTGCCCTTTCGTTGCCAAATGAGAAAGCGTTTACAATTATGGACCAGCTAAAAAAAATGCCATTTTCGTTTTATTGGTGGGCTAGGTTCGATTCACAATCTGAGCTGCAAAACGAGGATGAAATTTTTACAAATAAATCAGTTCTAGAGTGGTTGGGACGAGATGATGTACTGCTTGGTGGCGAATTAACAGGATGGCCACGCTTAATGCGTGGAGATGATTTAATGCTAAATTGGATACAGGCGGCAAAAATCAAAGGGAAAAAAGTAGAAGGACACTTTCCAGGTGCTTCGGAAAAAACACTCGCTCGTATGAAGCTGTTTGGGGCAGATAGTGACCATGAAGCCATGACAGTCGAAGAAGTAGAAAAAAGAATTCTGCATGGGTTAGATGTAACGCTGCGTTATTCATCCATTCGTCCAGATTTACCGCAGTTATTAAAAGGGATTTTAGAGAAGGAGCTAGACATTTTTGACCATTTAATGATGACAACAGATGGGTCAACTCCTGCATTCCATGAAGATGGTGTTATGGACAAATGTATTCGCATTGCTCTTGAAGCAGGCGTAACACCAATTGATGCCTATAATATGGCCTCATACAATATTGCTAGATATTACAATAAGACACATTTACATGGTCTTATTGCAACTGGACGATTTGCTACCTTGAATATTCTGGAAAACGATACAACGCCTAATCCGGAATCAGTTATCTCTAAAGGAGTTTGGCTAAAGCGCGATAATAAGAAAGTAAGTGCTCTTCCAAAAATTAATTGGAATCAATTTGGAACCTTCAAAATACCGTTTGATCTAACAGATGATGATTTTCAATTTTCAATGCCGATTGGGATTCATCTAACGAACGAGGTCATTACGAAGCCTTTTTCTATTAATCTTCAATTTAGTAAAAAAGAGCTTGCACTTGGCAAAGATGAAAGCTATCTTATGTTAATCGATCGAAAAGGCAAATGGCGTGTTAACACAATGCTTAAAGGATTTGATACGCATATAAAAGGTTTTGCGTCTTCTTATTCAAATACTGGAGAAATTATTTTAATAGGAAAAAGCATAGAAGATATGAAGTTTGCATTTAATGAATTAAAGAGATTAAATGGTGGAATCGTTCTAGCAGAAAATAATGAAGTAGTTGCGTCCATTCCTCTTAAAATTAATGGGGAACTATTTGACGGGGATGTCGAACAGTTAATTGAATATGAAAAGCTGCTTACAAGAGCATTAAAAGAAAGAGGATATTGCCACTCGGATGCAATCTATACATTATTCTTTTTACAATCCACACATTTACCATATATTCGTATCACTCCACAAGGTATATATGATGTCATGAAAAAGAAAGTGATGCTGCCTGCGGTGATGCGCTAA
- the purD gene encoding phosphoribosylamine--glycine ligase, which translates to MNILVIGSGGREHAIAKKFNDSPSVNKVFVAPGNDGMRQDAEIVPLDAMDFAGLAQFAKENQVELTFVGPEQPLAGGIVDFFQARGLQIFGPTKAAAQLEGSKSYAKEIMKKYNIPTANYETFTDAAEAIAYVQQQGAPIVVKADGLAAGKGVIVAMTVQEAIEAVNDMIGNQRFGESSSRVVIEEFLDGEEFSFMSFVHQGQIYPMVIAQDHKRAYDGDKGPNTGGMGAYSPVPQIPQEYISRAYIEIVEPTVKAMEEEGVSFTGILYAGLILTKQGPKVIEFNARFGDPETQVVLPRMASDFGLFMKALMEEKYFDLQWSDEAMLGVVIAAEGYPGEVEKGNPLPDLNALTENYDVYHAGTKLQENQFVGNGGRVLLVAAKAATLREAQEQVYKGIEQLQWDQFFYRKDIGWRTFQ; encoded by the coding sequence ATGAACATTCTAGTTATAGGTAGTGGTGGACGTGAACATGCTATTGCAAAGAAATTTAATGACTCTCCATCTGTAAATAAGGTGTTTGTTGCTCCTGGAAATGATGGGATGCGACAGGATGCTGAAATTGTTCCTCTAGATGCAATGGATTTTGCAGGACTTGCCCAATTTGCGAAAGAGAACCAAGTCGAGTTAACATTTGTGGGACCTGAACAACCTCTAGCTGGGGGAATTGTTGACTTTTTCCAAGCAAGAGGGCTACAAATTTTTGGTCCAACAAAAGCAGCTGCTCAACTTGAAGGCAGTAAATCCTACGCAAAAGAAATTATGAAAAAATACAATATCCCAACAGCGAACTATGAAACGTTCACGGATGCAGCAGAAGCCATTGCTTATGTTCAACAACAAGGGGCACCAATTGTAGTAAAGGCAGATGGATTAGCAGCAGGTAAGGGAGTTATTGTTGCTATGACGGTGCAAGAGGCAATTGAAGCCGTTAACGATATGATTGGCAATCAGCGATTTGGCGAGTCATCTTCTCGTGTGGTAATCGAAGAGTTTTTAGACGGTGAAGAATTCTCCTTCATGTCATTCGTTCATCAGGGACAAATATATCCTATGGTGATTGCACAGGATCATAAGCGAGCATATGATGGCGATAAGGGGCCGAACACTGGTGGAATGGGAGCTTATTCTCCAGTACCTCAAATTCCGCAAGAATATATTTCACGAGCATATATTGAAATCGTTGAACCAACAGTTAAAGCGATGGAAGAGGAAGGTGTTTCATTTACAGGAATCCTTTATGCGGGGTTAATTTTAACGAAGCAAGGGCCAAAAGTGATTGAATTTAATGCTCGTTTCGGGGATCCCGAAACACAAGTGGTTCTACCGCGTATGGCATCAGACTTCGGTTTATTCATGAAAGCTCTAATGGAAGAAAAATATTTTGACCTTCAATGGTCTGACGAAGCAATGTTAGGTGTTGTTATTGCAGCAGAAGGTTATCCTGGTGAAGTAGAAAAAGGTAATCCGCTTCCAGATTTAAATGCTTTAACTGAAAATTATGATGTATATCATGCTGGGACTAAGCTCCAAGAGAATCAGTTTGTCGGGAACGGTGGACGTGTTCTTTTAGTTGCAGCAAAAGCAGCCACATTAAGAGAAGCCCAGGAACAGGTATATAAGGGAATTGAACAATTGCAGTGGGATCAATTTTTCTATCGTAAAGATATCGGGTGGAGAACCTTTCAATAA